The following proteins are encoded in a genomic region of Spirosoma sp. SC4-14:
- a CDS encoding efflux RND transporter permease subunit produces MFTKFIRRPVFAIVISIMIVFIGVLAIQKLPISQFPDIAPTTVNIFIDYPGSSADVLVKSTLITLEQAINGVQDMRYIATDATSAGEATLRIIFEPGTDPNTAVIRVKTRVDQVMPLLPELVQREGVIITPIQPSMLMYVNLYAKEKGIDEKFLFNYATVKMIPEINRTKGVARTQILGSRRYAMRVWLNPDRMRAYNISVEEVMKALGEQSIIGRPGRLGQSSGIAAQSLEYVLTYKGRYSDPKEYEGIIIRANSQGESIHLRDIGRVELGSEFVNIYSNLDGHPSAAIVLRQNYGSNASEVIEQVKEKLEVMKESFPPGVDYKISYDVSNFLDASIEQVIDTLRDAFILVAFVVFIFLGDWRSTLIPILAVPVSLVGAFFVIQAFGLSINLITLFALVLAIGIVVDDAIVVVEAVHAKMEEKPNLTPFGAVRQVLGEISGAIIAITLVMVSVFLPISFMSGPVGTFYRQFSITMASSIVISALIALTLTPVLCAMLLKNHHGHARKKSLITRALDSFNRGFDKMTGWYVGLLRLIVNRRVITIVILGIFCLGIAYENEILPAGFIPNEDQSTIYAIIQTPPGTTLEKTNQVSQTLQKICEEVPGIESVSSLAGYEIMTEGRGSNAGTCLINLKPWGDRDKNVKEIMEELEGKSRNLGATIEFFEPPAIPGFGTSGGFSMRLLDKNTEMDYHEFDKVNKKFMEDLGKRKELMGLFTFFAANYPQYELEIDNNLAMQKGVSIGKAMDNLNIMIGSTYEQGFIKFNQFFKVYVQSEPGFRRLPSDILKLFVKNDQGEMVPYSAFMKLKKGQGPNEITRFNLYNSAAIQGQPAKGYTTADAIAAVREVAKQTLPKGYDIAFEGLSYDESIRGNETLYVFLIVVAFVYLVLAAQYESFIIPLAVLTSLPVGIFGSFFLLKAMGLENNIYAQIGLIMLVGLLGKNAVLIVEFGVQKRLQGESILDAAIEGAKVRFRPILMTSFAFVAGLIPLIIAKGAGAIGNRTIGASAMGGMLFGTIFGVIIIPGLYYIFGNLADGRKLIREEEHDSLSENLVHSVDTFPQPEESEVND; encoded by the coding sequence ATGTTCACAAAATTCATCCGCAGACCCGTATTCGCTATCGTGATTTCCATCATGATAGTCTTTATCGGGGTACTGGCAATTCAAAAATTGCCTATTTCTCAATTCCCGGATATTGCCCCTACCACCGTAAACATATTTATCGATTATCCTGGATCCAGTGCTGACGTTCTGGTTAAATCTACCCTGATTACGCTGGAACAGGCCATCAACGGGGTTCAGGACATGCGGTATATAGCCACTGATGCAACCAGCGCAGGGGAGGCTACTCTCCGGATTATTTTTGAGCCGGGGACAGACCCGAATACTGCCGTTATTCGGGTAAAAACAAGGGTAGACCAGGTTATGCCCCTGTTGCCCGAACTGGTTCAGCGGGAAGGCGTTATCATTACCCCTATTCAGCCTAGTATGTTGATGTACGTCAACCTCTATGCGAAAGAAAAGGGTATTGATGAGAAATTCCTGTTCAACTACGCTACGGTGAAAATGATCCCCGAAATCAACCGGACCAAAGGGGTTGCCAGAACACAAATACTGGGTAGCCGCCGATATGCCATGCGCGTTTGGCTAAACCCCGACCGTATGCGGGCTTATAACATCTCGGTAGAAGAAGTGATGAAGGCGTTAGGGGAGCAAAGTATCATCGGGCGACCAGGCCGACTTGGTCAAAGCTCCGGTATTGCCGCCCAGTCGCTGGAATATGTGCTTACCTACAAAGGGCGTTATAGCGATCCAAAAGAATATGAAGGAATTATTATTCGCGCCAATTCGCAGGGGGAAAGTATCCACTTGAGGGATATTGGCCGGGTTGAACTGGGTAGTGAATTCGTTAACATCTATTCCAACTTGGATGGCCATCCGTCGGCCGCTATTGTGTTGCGGCAAAACTACGGTAGTAACGCCAGTGAGGTTATTGAACAAGTAAAGGAGAAGCTCGAAGTAATGAAAGAATCCTTCCCTCCGGGTGTGGATTATAAAATCAGCTACGACGTTTCTAACTTCCTGGATGCCTCGATCGAGCAGGTAATTGATACGCTGCGGGATGCTTTTATTCTGGTTGCCTTCGTTGTTTTCATATTCCTTGGTGACTGGCGTTCTACACTGATTCCGATCCTTGCGGTTCCGGTATCTCTGGTAGGGGCTTTCTTTGTGATTCAGGCGTTTGGGCTTTCGATCAACCTGATTACGCTCTTTGCGCTGGTATTGGCCATTGGTATTGTGGTCGATGATGCCATTGTGGTGGTAGAAGCCGTGCATGCTAAGATGGAGGAGAAGCCTAACTTAACTCCTTTTGGTGCCGTCAGGCAGGTGTTGGGCGAGATTAGTGGAGCTATTATCGCAATCACCCTGGTGATGGTGTCGGTGTTCCTGCCTATCTCCTTCATGTCGGGTCCGGTAGGTACGTTCTACCGTCAGTTCTCTATCACTATGGCCAGTTCCATTGTGATTTCGGCCCTGATCGCTCTGACGCTTACCCCCGTATTGTGTGCCATGTTGTTGAAAAATCATCATGGTCATGCCAGAAAGAAAAGCCTGATCACGCGGGCGCTCGATAGTTTCAACCGAGGGTTTGACAAAATGACGGGCTGGTATGTGGGTTTGTTACGATTAATCGTAAACCGCCGGGTCATTACCATCGTCATCTTAGGCATTTTCTGTCTGGGCATAGCCTATGAGAATGAGATTCTGCCAGCAGGTTTTATTCCGAACGAAGACCAGAGTACCATTTACGCTATTATTCAGACGCCACCGGGCACAACGCTGGAGAAAACGAACCAGGTTTCGCAAACGCTACAGAAAATTTGTGAAGAGGTTCCGGGTATCGAGTCGGTATCATCGCTGGCTGGTTATGAGATCATGACGGAGGGTCGGGGTTCTAACGCCGGTACGTGTCTGATCAACCTGAAACCCTGGGGAGATCGCGATAAGAACGTGAAGGAAATCATGGAAGAACTGGAAGGGAAATCGAGAAACCTTGGGGCCACTATCGAATTCTTCGAACCACCAGCTATTCCTGGTTTTGGTACGTCGGGTGGTTTTTCTATGCGTTTGCTGGATAAAAATACCGAAATGGATTACCATGAATTTGATAAAGTCAATAAGAAATTCATGGAGGATTTGGGCAAGCGTAAAGAGCTGATGGGTTTGTTCACCTTCTTTGCCGCCAACTATCCGCAATACGAACTGGAAATCGACAACAACCTGGCCATGCAAAAAGGCGTATCGATCGGGAAAGCGATGGATAACCTTAACATCATGATTGGTAGTACCTACGAACAAGGGTTTATTAAGTTCAACCAGTTCTTTAAAGTGTACGTGCAGTCTGAACCTGGATTCAGACGGTTACCATCTGATATTCTGAAGCTTTTTGTTAAAAACGATCAGGGTGAAATGGTGCCTTATTCGGCCTTCATGAAACTGAAAAAAGGACAGGGTCCTAACGAAATCACCCGTTTCAATTTGTATAATTCAGCGGCTATTCAGGGGCAGCCAGCCAAGGGGTACACCACGGCCGATGCTATTGCCGCTGTGCGGGAAGTGGCCAAACAGACATTGCCAAAAGGTTATGACATTGCATTCGAAGGTCTTTCGTATGACGAGTCGATTCGCGGAAATGAGACGCTGTATGTCTTCCTGATTGTGGTAGCCTTCGTATACCTGGTGTTGGCCGCTCAGTACGAGAGCTTCATCATTCCGCTGGCCGTATTAACCTCGTTGCCGGTTGGGATATTTGGTTCGTTCTTCCTGCTGAAAGCGATGGGCCTCGAGAACAACATTTATGCTCAGATTGGTCTGATCATGCTGGTGGGTTTGCTGGGTAAGAACGCCGTACTGATTGTGGAGTTTGGCGTTCAGAAGCGACTGCAGGGCGAATCTATTCTGGATGCGGCCATTGAGGGAGCTAAAGTTCGTTTCCGCCCCATTCTGATGACCTCGTTTGCCTTCGTTGCTGGGTTGATACCGTTGATTATTGCCAAAGGGGCAGGCGCAATTGGTAACCGAACCATTGGTGCTTCTGCGATGGGTGGTATGTTATTCGGAACCATTTTCGGGGTTATAATTATCCCCGGCCTGTACTACATATTTGGCAATCTGGCAGATGGCCGGAAGTTGATTAGAGAAGAAGAGCATGATTCTTTAAGCGAAAATCTGGTCCATTCAGTTGACACATTTCCCCAACCTGAAGAAAGTGAAGTCAATGACTAA
- a CDS encoding efflux RND transporter periplasmic adaptor subunit: protein MKRILMLMLMSLFALLGYTSCSHKEEEKGEEIKYTATTPLVTDTTITNQYVCQIRSIQHIELRALEKGYLQKIFVDEGQYVKKGQMMFQILPIQYQAELQKAEAEANFVSVEYRNTKALADSNIVSKNELALAKAKLDKANAEVSLAKVHLGFTEVRAPFDGIMDHFQVRLGSLVNEGDLLTTLSDNSKMWVYFNVPEAEYLNYKTHTQQENLNHVNLLMANQRLFNHPGVVQTIEADFNNETGNIAFRATFPNPNGLLRHGETGNIQMTLPLKNAMIIPQKATFEVLEKKYVYVIDKDSKVRSREITIGAELPHIFVVRSGLNKDDKILLEGLRQVKENQKIEYKVQPPASVISNLGLYAE from the coding sequence ATGAAGAGAATCCTTATGCTCATGCTCATGAGCTTATTTGCATTACTGGGCTATACAAGCTGTTCACATAAAGAAGAAGAGAAAGGGGAGGAAATCAAGTATACGGCCACGACTCCTCTGGTGACGGATACGACCATTACCAACCAATACGTATGTCAGATTCGTTCGATTCAGCACATTGAGTTAAGAGCGCTGGAAAAGGGCTACCTGCAAAAGATTTTTGTGGACGAAGGGCAGTATGTTAAGAAAGGACAGATGATGTTCCAGATTCTGCCGATTCAATATCAGGCCGAACTGCAAAAAGCCGAAGCCGAAGCCAATTTCGTCAGCGTTGAGTATCGAAATACCAAAGCGCTGGCCGATAGTAATATCGTATCGAAAAACGAATTAGCGCTGGCAAAAGCAAAGCTCGACAAGGCAAACGCCGAAGTGTCTTTAGCAAAAGTACATTTAGGGTTTACGGAAGTAAGAGCGCCTTTCGATGGCATCATGGATCATTTTCAGGTGCGGTTAGGAAGCCTTGTTAACGAAGGCGATTTGCTGACGACACTCTCCGACAATAGCAAAATGTGGGTGTATTTCAACGTGCCCGAGGCCGAATACCTGAATTACAAAACCCACACGCAGCAGGAAAACCTGAATCATGTGAACCTACTGATGGCCAATCAACGGCTGTTCAATCACCCTGGCGTAGTGCAGACTATTGAAGCTGATTTCAACAACGAAACCGGGAACATTGCTTTCCGGGCTACATTCCCGAATCCGAATGGGCTGTTGCGTCATGGCGAAACCGGTAATATTCAGATGACACTGCCGCTCAAAAACGCTATGATCATTCCGCAAAAAGCGACCTTCGAAGTCCTGGAAAAGAAATACGTATATGTGATCGATAAAGACAGCAAAGTTCGTTCGAGGGAAATCACGATAGGGGCCGAGCTACCTCACATTTTTGTTGTTCGATCGGGTCTGAATAAAGATGATAAGATCCTTCTGGAAGGCTTGCGTCAGGTGAAGGAGAATCAAAAAATTGAATACAAGGTTCAGCCACCTGCTTCTGTCATCTCGAATTTAGGGTTGTACGCCGAGTAA